Proteins encoded in a region of the Bacillus sp. T3 genome:
- a CDS encoding flagellar brake protein yields MYPKVNQQILIDVVDKNISFKTIIAENGENEILIGIPMVDQIGILPNGMEIDVTFRTGDDMFRFPSEIIGKKIDNIPLYIIRKPHEKQIIKIQRRENFRVNLNLKLLLNDIEYTTVNVSAGGLLFSGSDKTDLKEGEIMTGTVVVPNVQTHEIEFVTFQGEIRRVYDHEIKGLKYFAMQFIEIDPQDQTKIVQSCFEQQRQMRLLKRRK; encoded by the coding sequence ATGTATCCAAAAGTTAACCAGCAAATTTTAATTGATGTTGTCGATAAAAACATATCTTTTAAAACAATCATAGCTGAAAACGGAGAAAATGAAATACTTATAGGGATCCCAATGGTTGATCAAATAGGGATATTACCCAATGGAATGGAAATCGATGTCACTTTTCGTACAGGCGATGACATGTTTAGATTTCCATCAGAGATTATTGGTAAAAAAATAGATAATATCCCTTTATATATAATCCGAAAACCTCATGAAAAACAGATAATTAAAATACAACGTAGAGAAAACTTTCGGGTAAATCTTAATCTAAAGCTTTTGTTAAACGATATTGAATATACCACGGTCAATGTAAGTGCAGGTGGGTTACTGTTTTCAGGGAGTGATAAAACCGATCTTAAGGAAGGCGAAATTATGACTGGGACAGTGGTTGTCCCGAATGTTCAAACGCATGAGATCGAGTTTGTTACCTTTCAAGGTGAAATAAGACGGGTCTATGATCACGAAATTAAAGGATTAAAATATTTTGCGATGCAATTTATTGAAATTGATCCGCAAGATCAAACCAAAATCGTTCAATCTTGCTTTGAACAACAAAGACAAATGCGGCTTCTTAAAAGACGGAAATAG
- the flgC gene encoding flagellar basal body rod protein FlgC translates to MFDSLNISGSALTAQRLRMDVTSSNIANASSTRGKFVNGEWEPYRRKMVAMEPREKSFNQILQGEMNKQSRNSAQLQGVRVTQIVEDQTPFNVEFDPTNPDANAEGYVRTPNVDLSKEMVDLLSASRAYEANVTAFNTGKSLMLKALEIGR, encoded by the coding sequence ATGTTTGATTCATTAAACATCAGTGGATCCGCGCTAACTGCTCAACGGTTGCGGATGGATGTTACTTCATCCAATATAGCCAATGCCTCTTCGACACGGGGAAAGTTTGTGAATGGTGAATGGGAACCATACCGTCGTAAAATGGTCGCTATGGAACCACGAGAAAAATCATTCAATCAGATATTACAGGGGGAAATGAATAAGCAATCGCGAAATTCTGCACAGTTACAAGGAGTAAGGGTAACGCAAATTGTCGAGGACCAGACTCCGTTTAATGTTGAATTTGATCCAACCAATCCAGATGCAAATGCTGAAGGGTATGTACGGACTCCGAATGTTGATTTATCTAAAGAGATGGTTGATTTACTGTCTGCATCTAGAGCATATGAAGCCAATGTTACAGCATTTAATACTGGAAAATCCCTCATGTTAAAAGCGTTAGAAATAGGGCGATAG
- the fliF gene encoding flagellar basal-body MS-ring/collar protein FliF, which yields MNRSWIDQIKQTREAFSGYWSARSSKQKGLIIGTFLFLIAVLSTFIFIASRPQYVPLYTGQLSQREVGDIKAELDKQGFTDYKLSEDGTMLQVPKKEAPELLVDLAAAGYPKDNKINYDVFSENLSFGATDRQYDILEREAMQNKLASILKYVDGIENAEVILTLPEDSVFVRQDEEESSSASVMVEVEPGLKLDSKQIQALYTLVSKSVPNLPIENITIMNQYSETLAQEDASDDQSLDKYDKQRKIQKDIEQDIQKSLQSLLGTLLGTW from the coding sequence ATGAACCGATCATGGATAGATCAAATCAAACAAACAAGAGAAGCATTCAGTGGCTATTGGAGTGCTCGTAGCTCGAAACAAAAAGGTCTTATTATTGGAACTTTTTTGTTTCTTATTGCTGTCCTTTCTACCTTTATTTTTATTGCATCGCGGCCACAATATGTGCCATTGTATACCGGGCAATTATCACAGCGAGAAGTCGGCGATATAAAAGCGGAATTGGACAAGCAAGGCTTTACGGACTATAAACTATCCGAAGATGGGACGATGCTGCAGGTTCCAAAAAAGGAAGCACCAGAACTATTGGTCGACCTTGCTGCTGCTGGTTATCCAAAAGATAACAAAATTAATTATGATGTTTTCAGTGAAAATCTATCATTTGGGGCTACGGATCGGCAATATGACATCCTTGAACGGGAAGCGATGCAAAATAAACTAGCAAGTATCCTTAAGTATGTAGATGGAATTGAAAACGCGGAAGTGATTTTGACATTACCTGAGGATTCGGTATTTGTTAGGCAGGATGAAGAAGAAAGCTCCAGTGCCTCTGTCATGGTGGAAGTAGAGCCAGGCTTAAAGCTGGATTCGAAGCAAATACAGGCACTTTATACACTAGTATCTAAAAGTGTACCGAATCTGCCAATCGAAAATATTACGATAATGAACCAGTATAGTGAGACATTGGCGCAAGAGGATGCAAGTGATGATCAATCACTAGATAAATATGATAAACAACGAAAAATTCAAAAGGATATCGAACAGGATATCCAAAAGAGTCTACAAAGCTTGCTAGGGACTCTTCTAGGTACCTGGTAA
- the fliS gene encoding flagellar export chaperone FliS, producing MTVRNPYQSYQKQAVTTSRPEELTFMLYQGLVKYIRLSKIELQNKNLEGSHHNNLRAQNILTELMVTLKAGYEVSDKLMSLYDFMKTRLIEANFNKKVELFDEVEEFALELQKTWSDAMKMNKTKI from the coding sequence ATGACGGTACGAAATCCATACCAAAGCTATCAAAAACAAGCTGTTACGACTTCGCGGCCAGAAGAATTAACCTTTATGCTTTATCAAGGCCTAGTTAAGTATATCCGCTTATCAAAAATAGAACTTCAAAATAAGAATCTTGAAGGAAGTCATCATAATAATTTAAGAGCTCAAAATATATTAACTGAGTTAATGGTCACACTAAAAGCAGGATACGAAGTTTCGGATAAGCTTATGTCATTATATGATTTTATGAAAACCCGATTAATAGAAGCGAACTTTAATAAAAAAGTAGAGTTGTTTGATGAAGTAGAAGAGTTTGCTTTAGAATTACAGAAAACGTGGTCAGATGCAATGAAAATGAATAAAACAAAAATTTAG
- a CDS encoding glucosaminidase domain-containing protein, whose product MIIGDDLLTKIMLTNTLSRNEKIRSQMSESAQFSSFFSTVLNQLLTQQQGSQNTEQGNIDIFLSDIGIQNGVSYQTFPIATTENYITQNQLLSIGSNSISAVNIDKVLKGKLSGMGQTFIDAGQKYNVDPSLLVAISQHETGNGKSRAAEEKNNIAGMMGKNGLKSYATVQESIMDMARNVSENYVKKGLTSISTIGAKYAPIGAANDPTGLNNNWVNGVTKYYNTINIG is encoded by the coding sequence TTGATCATTGGTGATGATTTACTAACAAAAATTATGCTTACTAATACCTTATCTCGCAATGAGAAAATAAGATCGCAAATGTCAGAGTCAGCTCAGTTTAGTTCATTTTTTTCAACTGTGTTAAACCAGCTTCTGACGCAACAACAAGGATCACAAAACACAGAACAGGGGAATATCGATATATTTCTGTCTGATATAGGGATACAAAATGGGGTTTCTTATCAAACTTTCCCTATTGCTACAACAGAAAATTATATCACACAAAATCAGTTATTAAGCATTGGATCTAATTCTATCTCTGCAGTTAATATTGATAAGGTGTTAAAAGGAAAGTTAAGTGGTATGGGACAGACGTTTATAGATGCGGGACAAAAATATAATGTGGACCCTTCTCTTTTAGTGGCGATATCCCAACATGAAACGGGAAATGGTAAATCTCGTGCAGCAGAGGAAAAAAATAATATTGCTGGAATGATGGGTAAAAATGGGTTGAAGTCCTATGCTACTGTTCAAGAAAGCATAATGGATATGGCCAGAAATGTAAGTGAGAACTATGTAAAGAAAGGCTTAACTAGTATTTCTACGATTGGGGCAAAGTACGCACCTATCGGTGCCGCAAATGATCCGACTGGTTTAAATAATAATTGGGTGAATGGAGTTACTAAATATTATAACACGATAAATATTGGCTAA
- a CDS encoding DUF6470 family protein yields MQLPQIQLQQTYGKIGLRISQPVQEIEQPIAEMSIKQSPAKMMIERTPSILEIDQEQARNELNCKSPSVFSQDSAEYGKQQAFEAIAMIAQKGDRLANIKGKTDAIVAIAIEKNLKEPLDFNIAFIPSYGSVQIRYTPSDLKIDWQEGGTEIEVVQQKPVHNYTPGKTEVYMSQWPELKVDVIG; encoded by the coding sequence ATGCAACTCCCTCAAATCCAACTACAACAAACTTATGGAAAAATTGGACTTAGAATATCTCAACCTGTACAGGAAATCGAACAACCTATCGCCGAAATGTCTATTAAACAATCTCCTGCAAAAATGATGATTGAACGAACACCATCCATTTTAGAAATAGATCAAGAGCAAGCAAGGAATGAGTTAAACTGTAAGAGCCCTAGTGTATTCTCTCAGGATTCTGCGGAGTATGGAAAACAACAAGCTTTTGAGGCAATTGCTATGATTGCACAAAAAGGTGATCGCTTAGCAAACATCAAAGGAAAAACGGATGCCATTGTGGCAATCGCGATAGAAAAGAATCTTAAAGAGCCACTTGACTTCAATATTGCCTTTATTCCCAGCTATGGATCGGTCCAAATTCGCTATACCCCTTCAGACCTTAAAATCGATTGGCAAGAGGGTGGGACTGAAATTGAAGTCGTTCAACAAAAGCCAGTTCATAATTATACACCAGGAAAAACAGAAGTCTATATGAGTCAATGGCCGGAACTAAAAGTCGATGTTATAGGATAA
- a CDS encoding flagellar M-ring protein FliF C-terminal domain-containing protein encodes MQTFVKVNFDKVKTEENLVKPTTENNEGIVISSEKNSVTSNGNDTNAGGVVGTGETDIPGYVGEESSGDSSYEELQEKMNYEVNRINNQIEKSPYVIDDITINVGVESNTSSSNKLPQETLDNIRNVVSNTVRTALGHPELTDEQVDQRITIFPHKFAENTTENSEKALVWPYIAGGVAAFVLLVGGIVLWWMRKRKRAENELEDFPFVQHSLPNEDLEYFAEQEMGVDAQLKKLLDQRPEDFTKMIRTWLNEEEV; translated from the coding sequence GTGCAAACGTTTGTCAAAGTCAATTTCGATAAAGTCAAAACAGAAGAAAATTTAGTTAAGCCTACAACTGAAAATAATGAAGGAATTGTGATTAGCTCTGAAAAGAATTCTGTTACATCTAACGGTAATGATACTAATGCCGGAGGTGTTGTCGGAACTGGTGAAACAGATATTCCTGGTTATGTAGGCGAAGAATCTTCTGGTGATAGTTCGTATGAAGAACTCCAAGAAAAAATGAACTATGAAGTTAACCGCATTAACAATCAAATAGAGAAAAGTCCTTATGTCATTGATGATATTACTATCAATGTTGGGGTGGAATCAAACACATCATCGTCAAATAAGTTGCCCCAGGAAACATTAGATAATATCCGTAACGTTGTATCCAATACAGTAAGAACCGCGTTAGGGCATCCAGAGTTAACGGACGAACAGGTAGATCAGCGAATTACCATTTTTCCTCATAAATTTGCCGAAAACACGACCGAAAATAGTGAAAAAGCACTTGTATGGCCTTATATCGCAGGAGGTGTAGCAGCATTTGTCCTATTAGTAGGGGGCATTGTTTTGTGGTGGATGCGGAAAAGAAAGAGAGCAGAGAATGAGCTTGAAGATTTTCCATTTGTACAACATTCACTACCTAATGAAGACCTGGAATATTTCGCTGAACAAGAAATGGGTGTTGATGCTCAATTGAAAAAACTACTCGATCAAAGGCCAGAGGATTTCACAAAAATGATTCGTACTTGGCTTAATGAAGAGGAGGTATAG
- a CDS encoding FliH/SctL family protein — protein MDHSVSQQGCIIRTAYGSIDARIDTQIEEIKKAILEIGRE, from the coding sequence CTGGACCATTCTGTTTCGCAACAAGGCTGCATCATTCGCACAGCATACGGTAGTATAGATGCCCGCATCGATACCCAGATTGAAGAAATTAAAAAGGCCATTTTAGAAATAGGAAGGGAGTAG
- the flgL gene encoding flagellar hook-associated protein FlgL, whose product MRVTQNMLNSNMLYHLQRSNSSMNKYMDQLSTGKKINKASDDPVTAVRSMYYRSSLSEVEQFKRNLEDGLSWMSTTDEALDQINTVVQRVRELTVQGLSDTNDSNDRRAISEEIKQLKEHIGEISNSQIAGRYIFAGTDVKTPPYRVTANDPSNQKEFINNNQEKLELQVGQTNSIQINVLGTDVFNNDGEGGIFKVLTDIVNYFESSDGSNGESNHLDKLDSQINNILKERSELGARMNRLELSTSKVEALEVSTTKLLSSEEDVDISQVIIDLKAQENVHSAALSAGARIIQPTLLDFLK is encoded by the coding sequence ATGCGTGTTACACAAAATATGCTAAACTCAAATATGTTATATCACTTACAACGAAGCAATTCTTCGATGAATAAATATATGGATCAGTTATCTACAGGTAAAAAGATTAATAAGGCATCAGATGATCCTGTAACAGCTGTTAGAAGTATGTATTATCGCTCATCATTAAGTGAAGTCGAACAATTTAAGAGGAATTTAGAAGATGGTCTTTCGTGGATGTCTACGACTGATGAAGCGCTGGATCAGATTAATACAGTAGTACAGCGTGTTCGGGAACTAACCGTCCAAGGTTTAAGTGATACAAATGATTCAAATGACAGACGTGCCATCTCTGAAGAAATTAAACAATTAAAAGAACATATTGGGGAGATTTCTAACTCACAAATTGCTGGAAGATATATTTTTGCAGGAACTGACGTAAAGACACCGCCATATAGAGTAACGGCAAATGATCCTAGTAACCAAAAGGAATTTATTAATAATAATCAGGAAAAACTAGAACTACAAGTAGGACAAACTAACTCTATTCAAATTAATGTTTTAGGAACCGATGTGTTTAATAATGATGGTGAGGGCGGAATTTTTAAAGTGCTTACTGATATTGTTAATTATTTCGAATCTTCTGATGGTAGCAACGGTGAATCGAACCATTTAGATAAACTAGATAGTCAGATTAATAATATATTAAAAGAGCGTTCTGAATTAGGAGCAAGAATGAATCGGCTTGAGTTAAGTACATCGAAGGTCGAGGCGCTCGAAGTATCAACTACCAAGTTATTGTCTTCTGAAGAAGATGTAGATATTTCCCAAGTAATTATTGACTTGAAAGCGCAAGAAAATGTTCACAGTGCAGCACTCTCTGCTGGGGCTCGAATTATTCAACCAACATTACTCGATTTCTTGAAATAA
- the flgM gene encoding flagellar biosynthesis anti-sigma factor FlgM, with protein MRIDNMKYGIYSYQNQQKNTNTTNVTKKSPSSADVTISSIGREISQAKMTEQAQHKVRVQELKQLISDGNYKVDSNEVAGKLINFWNSDRKQEK; from the coding sequence ATGAGAATTGATAATATGAAATATGGAATTTATTCCTACCAAAATCAACAAAAGAATACTAACACAACAAATGTTACAAAAAAGTCACCTTCCTCAGCGGATGTAACGATTTCATCGATCGGACGAGAAATTTCTCAAGCAAAAATGACAGAACAAGCTCAACATAAAGTACGAGTGCAGGAATTGAAACAACTCATTTCGGATGGGAATTACAAGGTTGACAGTAATGAAGTTGCCGGAAAGTTAATCAATTTTTGGAATTCAGACAGAAAACAGGAGAAATAG
- the flgB gene encoding flagellar basal body rod protein FlgB, whose amino-acid sequence MILNNINLLKSALDASSMRQQVISNNIANAETPGYKAKQVAFEDILNKHLSKQSSFVGFQTNSRHIAIGKDASIPEPKIIENTETVMQNNKNNVDIDQEMTQMGKNSLWYYMLSQQISGQFSNLSYAIKGRS is encoded by the coding sequence ATGATTTTGAATAATATTAACCTCCTAAAATCAGCGTTAGATGCTTCAAGTATGCGTCAACAGGTTATTTCAAACAATATTGCCAATGCGGAGACGCCGGGATATAAAGCAAAGCAAGTTGCGTTTGAGGATATATTAAACAAACATTTATCTAAGCAATCCAGTTTCGTTGGATTTCAAACCAATTCTCGCCATATAGCAATTGGAAAAGATGCTAGTATACCAGAACCAAAAATAATCGAGAACACCGAAACAGTAATGCAAAATAATAAAAATAATGTAGATATTGACCAGGAGATGACGCAAATGGGTAAAAACTCCCTATGGTATTACATGCTCTCCCAACAAATTTCAGGTCAATTCTCGAACTTATCTTATGCTATTAAAGGAAGGAGTTAA
- a CDS encoding FliH/SctL family protein: MISYSKIFKASQLTIANDVKVISQPQIKLSDFLEESEDNMSIEAIGDDSHLSVQETKEQAQAIIEEAELTASLLLASAEEKIKQWWNENENKLEVTLIDAKHQGYEDGYLQGKMEAEAELRTEYEEKLDQVQQILTEAFEQKKAIIDEAEPFLLELSASIAEQIVKQELKSYPHKFVELIQQHIIRFKEKEHITICVHSG; encoded by the coding sequence ATGATATCCTACTCTAAAATATTTAAAGCCTCCCAGCTTACTATTGCCAATGATGTTAAAGTCATTAGTCAACCACAGATAAAATTGAGTGATTTTCTTGAGGAATCCGAGGATAATATGTCTATTGAAGCAATCGGTGACGATTCGCATCTTTCGGTTCAGGAGACAAAGGAGCAGGCACAGGCAATTATTGAAGAGGCAGAGCTTACTGCTAGCTTACTCCTTGCTTCAGCTGAGGAAAAAATTAAGCAATGGTGGAATGAAAACGAAAATAAGTTGGAAGTTACTCTGATTGATGCGAAGCATCAAGGCTATGAAGATGGATATCTGCAGGGGAAAATGGAGGCTGAAGCTGAGTTACGGACCGAGTATGAAGAGAAGTTGGACCAAGTTCAGCAGATTCTAACAGAAGCGTTTGAGCAAAAGAAAGCAATTATTGATGAAGCGGAACCATTTTTACTTGAATTAAGTGCATCGATTGCTGAACAAATTGTCAAACAGGAATTAAAAAGCTACCCGCATAAATTTGTCGAGCTTATTCAGCAGCACATTATCCGCTTCAAAGAAAAAGAGCATATAACGATTTGTGTTCATTCCGGATGA
- the fliE gene encoding flagellar hook-basal body complex protein FliE, with the protein MEVSSIASGIVKMNQNPFQKVEVETGSKTSFANVLKGYMENVNSTINKASELTAQVAAGKIDNVHDVMIASQQSKIALELTVAIRDKAVEAYQETMRMQF; encoded by the coding sequence ATGGAAGTTTCGTCAATAGCAAGTGGAATAGTTAAAATGAATCAAAATCCATTCCAAAAGGTGGAAGTGGAGACTGGATCAAAGACGTCGTTTGCAAACGTCCTCAAAGGCTATATGGAAAATGTAAATTCGACAATAAACAAAGCTTCAGAGTTAACAGCACAGGTTGCTGCTGGCAAGATTGATAATGTGCATGATGTTATGATTGCCTCACAGCAATCCAAAATTGCCTTGGAGTTAACCGTTGCTATAAGAGATAAGGCGGTAGAAGCCTATCAAGAAACAATGCGTATGCAATTTTAA
- the fliG gene encoding flagellar motor switch protein FliG has product MAKLTGRQKAAILLIAMGQEASSKVFKHLPDEEIEQLTLAISNVHRVDSQDKNEVLKEFHEMCVAQDYLSMGGIDYAQNVLESALGKERAQQIIIRLTSQLQVKPFDFARRIDPVQIYQFLQNEHPQTIALVLAHLEPKQASMILSSLSVELQSDVARRIALLEQTSPDVIKEVEHILETRLASTIRQDFTIVGGIESIVNILNGVDRTTERSILEHLNEQDNDLVDEIKKRMFIFEDIINLDRRAIQRVIQEVDNQDLILALKASSPEVKKVILANMSSRMAESFQEEMEFLGPVRVKVVEEAQGRIVSVIRRLEDSGEIVIARGGSDDILL; this is encoded by the coding sequence ATGGCAAAATTGACTGGTAGGCAAAAGGCAGCAATTCTTCTTATAGCTATGGGACAGGAAGCTTCATCAAAGGTATTTAAGCATTTACCAGATGAAGAAATTGAACAATTAACGCTTGCTATCTCGAATGTCCACAGGGTTGACAGTCAAGATAAGAATGAAGTATTAAAGGAATTTCACGAAATGTGTGTTGCGCAGGATTATTTGTCAATGGGTGGGATCGACTATGCACAAAATGTGTTAGAGTCAGCATTAGGCAAGGAAAGAGCTCAGCAAATCATTATAAGATTAACGTCACAGTTACAAGTAAAACCGTTTGATTTTGCGCGAAGAATTGATCCTGTCCAAATCTATCAATTTCTGCAAAATGAGCATCCACAAACGATTGCACTTGTATTAGCCCATTTAGAGCCAAAACAGGCATCGATGATTCTTTCTTCCCTGTCTGTTGAACTGCAATCAGATGTGGCAAGACGGATAGCGTTGCTTGAGCAGACTTCCCCAGATGTCATTAAGGAAGTTGAACATATATTAGAAACACGGTTAGCTTCGACAATCCGTCAAGATTTCACAATAGTCGGTGGAATTGAATCAATTGTCAACATCCTAAACGGTGTGGACCGAACAACAGAGAGAAGTATATTAGAGCACTTAAACGAGCAAGACAATGATCTAGTGGATGAAATTAAAAAGCGGATGTTTATTTTTGAAGACATTATTAACCTTGATCGTCGAGCCATTCAACGGGTTATTCAAGAAGTTGATAATCAGGACTTAATCCTTGCATTGAAAGCTTCTAGTCCTGAAGTGAAAAAAGTTATATTGGCCAACATGTCCTCTCGTATGGCTGAAAGTTTTCAGGAGGAAATGGAGTTTCTTGGTCCAGTTCGTGTCAAAGTTGTTGAGGAAGCACAAGGAAGAATTGTGTCCGTTATTCGTCGCTTAGAGGATTCAGGTGAGATTGTTATTGCACGGGGTGGCTCTGATGATATCCTACTCTAA
- the flgK gene encoding flagellar hook-associated protein FlgK, with product MTSTFHGLELGKRALMAQQTALSTIGHNISNANSAGYTRQRVDLHATNAISVTGSSSYKLGTGVEVSQIERLREDYLDVQLRNETKNSGYWEAKSESLSKIEEILNEPSDEGLSYVLNEFWKGWQELAKDPDSAAARAVVRQRGVAMTETFKYVVDSLDQMQTDLKNVIVTKRDEVNSLATQIGSLNDQISRLVANSYEPNDLFDQRDLLIDQLSKIVDVKVNKSTNGMVDISVGGGTLVQGKTANTLTVEFDQTSGLVNPDSIMLGDKKINLGTGELLGRIESYGIEGGGSESTIPYIKNKLNDYAMTIANAINEAHQNGESLDNINNATTTKVDFFTGSSAKDLTVNPLIMESLDLIAAAQKDPATNIASTGNGENAKAIADVLLTKNLNFPESSSTVDDFYRNIIGQLGIDSQEAGRMFDNSQGIIKQIENRRQSISGVSIDEEMANMIKFQQAYNAAARVVSSVDECLDKVINGMGRVGL from the coding sequence ATGACTTCAACTTTTCACGGTCTTGAGTTAGGGAAACGTGCACTAATGGCACAGCAAACTGCTTTATCAACAATTGGACACAATATTTCCAATGCAAACTCCGCTGGATACACGAGGCAAAGAGTAGACTTGCATGCAACCAATGCCATTTCTGTAACAGGATCATCTTCCTATAAATTAGGAACCGGTGTAGAAGTAAGCCAAATTGAGCGTTTAAGGGAAGATTATCTAGATGTTCAATTGCGAAATGAAACTAAAAATTCAGGATACTGGGAAGCCAAAAGTGAATCGCTATCGAAAATTGAAGAAATTTTAAATGAGCCTTCTGATGAAGGTTTATCGTATGTATTGAATGAATTTTGGAAGGGTTGGCAGGAGCTAGCAAAGGATCCGGATAGTGCAGCTGCTCGAGCAGTGGTTCGCCAAAGGGGAGTTGCTATGACTGAAACCTTTAAGTATGTTGTGGATTCTTTGGATCAGATGCAGACAGACCTGAAGAATGTTATTGTGACGAAGAGGGATGAGGTTAATTCCTTAGCTACCCAAATTGGTAGTTTAAATGATCAAATATCTCGTCTAGTAGCCAATAGCTATGAGCCGAATGATTTATTCGATCAACGGGATTTACTAATTGATCAGTTATCAAAAATCGTCGATGTTAAGGTGAATAAATCAACAAATGGAATGGTTGATATTTCAGTTGGTGGAGGAACTTTAGTTCAAGGCAAAACGGCAAATACACTGACTGTTGAATTTGATCAAACATCAGGGCTTGTAAATCCTGACAGTATCATGCTCGGTGATAAGAAGATCAACCTTGGTACTGGAGAATTATTAGGACGGATTGAATCGTACGGAATTGAAGGTGGGGGCTCCGAATCCACAATTCCTTATATTAAAAATAAGCTAAATGATTACGCAATGACGATCGCTAACGCGATAAATGAAGCACACCAAAATGGTGAGAGTTTAGATAATATTAACAATGCTACAACGACAAAGGTTGATTTCTTCACAGGAAGCTCTGCAAAGGATTTAACCGTAAATCCCTTAATTATGGAATCGCTAGATTTGATAGCAGCAGCTCAGAAAGATCCAGCAACTAACATTGCTTCAACTGGAAACGGGGAAAACGCAAAAGCGATTGCAGATGTATTATTAACGAAAAATCTTAATTTTCCAGAATCCTCATCAACTGTGGATGATTTTTATCGAAACATTATTGGTCAACTTGGGATTGATTCTCAGGAAGCAGGACGAATGTTCGATAATTCACAGGGCATTATTAAACAAATTGAGAATCGTCGCCAATCGATTTCAGGAGTATCGATTGATGAAGAGATGGCCAATATGATTAAGTTTCAACAAGCATACAATGCTGCGGCTCGTGTCGTGTCTTCTGTGGATGAATGTCTAGATAAAGTAATTAACGGTATGGGTAGGGTAGGATTGTAA
- a CDS encoding flagellar protein FlgN has translation MDSLKKLIEILVLMVDAHTRLLELTKEKRNVLIAGDHQSLFNITHRENSFAMEIEKLEVQRKQFAKEHLEKNGYAGISFTLEEIVQLQDNTKIKNTLNTIAKKLRSLVQEIANINKGNQQLIETALSYLNYSIGMFVQKEPDVGYGPKSKNGYARLLDAKV, from the coding sequence ATGGACTCTTTAAAAAAACTAATTGAAATATTGGTTTTAATGGTTGATGCGCATACTCGTTTGCTAGAGTTAACGAAAGAAAAGAGAAATGTTCTTATAGCAGGGGATCATCAGTCCCTTTTTAATATAACTCACCGTGAAAATTCCTTTGCGATGGAAATTGAAAAATTGGAAGTGCAAAGGAAACAGTTTGCCAAAGAGCATCTTGAGAAAAACGGTTATGCTGGAATTTCATTTACGCTAGAGGAAATTGTTCAATTACAGGATAATACTAAGATAAAAAATACTTTAAATACAATCGCAAAGAAGCTTCGCAGTCTTGTTCAGGAAATTGCAAATATTAATAAGGGAAATCAACAATTAATTGAAACAGCCCTTTCTTATCTTAATTACTCTATCGGGATGTTTGTCCAAAAGGAACCCGATGTGGGGTATGGGCCAAAATCAAAGAATGGATATGCCAGACTATTGGATGCGAAGGTTTAA